From a region of the Panicum virgatum strain AP13 chromosome 2K, P.virgatum_v5, whole genome shotgun sequence genome:
- the LOC120684977 gene encoding uncharacterized protein LOC120684977 isoform X1, which produces MATEKRHRRHSPPAATPGASPTSSSNPDSAVLRSPSPPPDVLPDIASRLTSLEDFFALRASCRAYRALLPPSREVLASQSPLLLVALFPSFSEALFHLSLRRLHRFRLPWGHHLPPSRHTLLYAHGYLVTATTASCPPRLLLLHLFSGVQIRLPKIPAPFTRVILSEDLAVVLFLPGRPTVQHCRLGDALWCVVRADAPDVVDDMLFVDGTLYALVGLRLAIVELSENSLELSYLGGDLDDYSWPAAGLFRLGLGECGGDVLLLISEDHEDMMVYRVFRWVSEEGKWASVTSLGGRTLFLGYDGFASCLGPNYPGIRGDCLYAAGLRLGEWHEYSLADGTCDVRYAEYPGAPPLNNSSPARPPVWVFPSLC; this is translated from the coding sequence ATGGCGACGGAGaagcgccaccgccggcactcgccgccggccgccacgcccGGCGCCTCGCCCACGTCCTCCTCGAATCCGGACTCCGCCGTATTGCGCTCGCCTTCCCCTCCGCCGGACGTCCTCCCAGACATCGCCTCCCGCCTGACCTCCCTCGAGGACTTCTTCGCCCTGCGCGCCTCCTGCCGCGCCTACCGCGCCCTCCTCCCGCCGTCCCGTGAGGTCCTCGCCTCCCAGTCCCCGCTCCTCCTAGTCGCGCTCTTCCCCTCCTTCTCCGAGGCGCTCTTCCACCTctcgctccgccgcctccaccgcttcCGCCTCCCTTGGGGCCACCACCTGCCCCCCTCCCGCCACACCCTCCTCTACGCGCACGGCTACCTCGTCACGGCCACCACCGCGTCATGCCCTCCGAGGCTCCTGCTCCTCCACCTCTTCTCCGGGGTGCAGATCCGCCTCCCTAAGATCCCGGCGCCGTTCACCCGCGTCATCCTCTCCGAGGACCTCGCCGTGGTCCTCTTTCTGCCTGGCAGGCCAACCGTCCAGCACTGCCGCCTGGGGGACGCACTCTGGTGCGTGGTCCGCGCCGATGCGCCGGACGTGGTCGACGACATGCTCTTCGTCGATGGCACCCTCTACGCCTTGGTTGGCCTACGACTTGCCATAGTCGAGCTGTCTGAAAATTCGCTGGAGCTGTCGTATCTTGGAGGGGACTTGGATGACTATAGCTGGCCGGCGGCAGGGCTGTTCAGGCTTGGACTCGGAGAGTGCGGGGGCGATGTGTTGCTGCTCATCAGTGAGGATCATGAGGATATGATGGTTTACCGGGTTTTTCGGTGGGTGTCCGAGGAGGGAAAGTGGGCTTCAGTCACGAGTTTGGGCGGGAGGACACTGTTTCTTGGTTACGATGGATTTGCATCCTGCCTTGGTCCTAATTACCCAGGAATTCGAGGGGATTGCTTATATGCAGCTGGGTTGCGTTTGGGTGAGTGGCACGAGTACTCATTGGCTGATGGAACTTGCGATGTTCGATACGCCGAGTATCCAGGTGCACCACCGCTGAATAATAGTTCACCTGCCAGGCCACCAGTTTGGGTCTTCCCCAGCTTGTGTTGA
- the LOC120684977 gene encoding one cut domain family member 3-like isoform X2 — protein MQRAALLRPLVGSPLLPAGPLAAAARRRCRFRGGVRVRSATGEGGSGPGGGGGGGVGEGDVAAASWLSSAVGEKVDELLRREENRALLEGVEDAERRVERARAALADIERQEAEARLAREEVRRLEKWRDEIAESQRELLQARQMIDEAQRSLTSSLEEGSFGDVPNGDIDEDSERLESVKAAAVSSIVGVLASLPISFYEVQDLPQLFLQSSVVFISCALFGVTFRYAVRRDLDNIQLKTGAPAAFAFVRGLALLESGRTIELSTDSLISVALDGAVSVVENIFIFLSAAVALDYCFKMRFFSPFPRSKQ, from the exons ATGCAACGCGccgcgctcctccgcccgcttgTCGGgtcccctctcctccccgcgGGTCCCCttgccgcggccgcgcggcgccgctgccgcttccGTGGAGGCGTTCGCGTGAGGTCCGCAACCGGGGAGGGCGGGAGCGGgcccggtggtggaggtgggggCGGAGTCGGCGAGGGAGACGTCGCCGCAGCTTCGTGGCTGAGCTCGGCGGTGGGGGAGAAGGTGGACGAGCTGCTGCGGCGCGAGGAGAACCGGGCCCTGCTCGAGGGCGTCGAGGATGCCGAGCGCCGCGTGgagcgcgcccgcgccgcgctcgcAGACATCGAGCGCCAGGAGGCCGAAGCGCGCTTGGCCCGCGAGGAGGTCCGCCGCCTCGAGAAGTGGCGCGACGAG ATTGCAGAGTCCCAGAGGGAATTGCTTCAAGCAAGACAAATGATTGATGAAGCTCAGCGTTCTTTGACTTCTAGTCTTGAGGAAGGAAGCTTTGGAGATGTGCCAAATGGTGATATTGATGAGGATAGCGAGAGACTAGAATCTGTGAAAGCTGCTGCAGTTTCCTCTATAGTTGGTGTTCTGGCTAGTTTGCCCATATCTTTCTATGAAGTTCAAGATCTGCCACAACTATTTCTTCAGTCATCAGTTGTTTTCATAAGTTGTGCTTTGTTTGGAGTCACATTCCGGTATGCTGTTAGAAGAGATCTGGATAATATCCAACTAAAAACAGGGGCTCCTGCTGCATTTGCTTTTGTTAGAG GTCTTGCTCTGCTGGAATCTGGTAGAACCATCGAGCTGAGTACCGATAGCTTAATATCAGTTGCTCTTGATGGTGCAGTTAGTGTGGTTGAGAACATTTTCATATTTCTGTCTGCTGCTGTTGCACTGGACTATTGTTTTAAGATGAGATTTTTTAGTCCTTTCCCTAGAAGTAAACAATAG
- the LOC120685005 gene encoding protein TILLER ANGLE CONTROL 1-like, which translates to MGLKVFHWLNRRMHPNTEYCTIHENKAMEDKEDSVRRSVAEIDTEALLLRDVLLNGILAIGTLGHHVDSLCPEACIEEDDLLIMDEEVVVEEEKNEEEPRNEKVKEDAALAIALSEPVVPVVEPAKMHSSSMKEDNFSCFITEEILFHEVEDGGATNIQERPLLMLEKVEKVRTTLADLFAAEAFSSSAPGEKNCQDIVIVAGASTSKPALCTEKVHQKKPTKPTPKPLKATRKLSRVMRKMLGKKIHPEQLNGRSNAEGPLTA; encoded by the exons ATGGGCCTAAAG GTGTTCCATTGGCTGAATCGGAGGATGCATCCTAATACTGAGTACTGCACCATCCATGAGAACAAGG CCATGGAGGATAAGGAAGACTCTGTGCGTCGGAGTGTGGCTGAGATAGACACTGAAGCTCTGCTGCTCCGTGATGTGCTTCTTAACGGTATACTTGCAATCGGCACACTTGGACATCACGTTGACTCCCTTTGTCCTGAGGCCTGCATTGAAGAAGATGATTTACTCATCATGGATGAGGAGGTAGTAGTTGAGGAAGAGAAAAATGAAGAGGAGCCCAGGAATGAGAAGGTCAAAGAAGATGCTGCACTGGCAATAGCACTAAGTGAACCAGTAGTCCCTGTTGTTGAGCCTGCCAAGATGCATTCATCGTCGATGAAAGAAGACAATTTCTCATGTTTCATAACAGAAGAAATTCTATTTCATGAGGTTGAAGATGGGGGTGCCACTAATATCCAGGAACGACCACTTCTGATGTTAGAGAAGGTGGAGAAAGTAAGAACTACACTTGCTGATTTATTTGCAGCAGAAGCATTTTCATCTAGTGCTCCAGGGGAGAAGAATTGCCAGGATATCGTCATTGTTGCTGGGGCATCCACTTCGAAGCCTGCATTGTGCACTGAAAAGGTGCATCAAAAGAAACCAACGAAGCCAACACCAAAGCCACTGAAAGCCACAAGAAAATTAAGTCGG GTCATGAGGAAGATGTTGGGGAAGAAAATCCACCCAGAGCAGCTCAATGGGCGTAGCAATGCAGAGGGTCCTCTTACTGCATGA